One genomic segment of Gemmatimonadota bacterium includes these proteins:
- a CDS encoding cytochrome C oxidase subunit IV family protein — MTEHAEHGHQAEGGHGDHHGPHIATSANYLTIFAALLVLTAVTVWVATVDLSIFNTVVAMAIASVKAILVILYFMHLKFSPGQTKLAAAAAIFWLLILLIITFFDYIGRTWQDNPAGW; from the coding sequence ATGACTGAACACGCAGAACACGGCCATCAAGCCGAAGGCGGACACGGGGATCACCACGGCCCCCACATCGCCACTTCGGCCAACTACCTGACCATCTTCGCGGCACTGCTGGTCCTCACCGCGGTGACCGTGTGGGTGGCCACCGTGGACCTGAGCATCTTCAACACGGTCGTGGCCATGGCCATCGCCAGCGTCAAGGCCATCCTGGTCATCCTGTACTTCATGCACCTGAAGTTCAGCCCCGGCCAGACCAAGCTCGCCGCCGCCGCCGCCATCTTCTGGCTGCTCATCCTCCTCATTATCACCTTCTTCGACTACATCGGCCGCACCTGGCAGGACAATCCCGCGGGCTGGTAA
- a CDS encoding cytochrome c oxidase subunit 3 family protein: protein MVSASTEAAAHGHDVHEAHPHYMRHQFDDMDQQNDAASLGMWLFLLTEVMFFGGFFLGYSIYRSEYYDSFVIGSQNLDVFLGGLNTVALITSSVTMAFAVRAAQLGKKNHILIFLVLTLVLGLVFMVNKYIEYSHKLHDGLIPGYNFLWTGAGDGQTIQLFYGFYFCMTGTHGLHVLIGLVLIVWLLIRVWQDKFSTEYYAPIENFGLYWHFVDLVWIFLFPLLYLIGGLAV, encoded by the coding sequence ATGGTGTCAGCCAGTACGGAAGCGGCCGCCCACGGCCACGATGTACACGAAGCACATCCCCATTACATGCGTCACCAGTTCGACGACATGGATCAGCAGAACGATGCCGCGAGCCTGGGGATGTGGCTGTTTCTCCTGACGGAAGTCATGTTCTTCGGCGGGTTCTTCCTGGGGTATTCGATCTACCGGAGCGAATACTACGATTCCTTCGTCATCGGCAGCCAGAATCTCGACGTCTTCCTTGGCGGCCTGAACACAGTCGCCCTGATCACCAGCAGCGTCACCATGGCCTTCGCCGTCCGGGCGGCCCAGCTCGGCAAGAAGAACCACATTCTCATCTTTCTTGTGCTGACCCTCGTGCTCGGCCTCGTGTTCATGGTGAACAAGTACATCGAGTACTCCCACAAGCTGCATGACGGCTTGATTCCGGGGTACAATTTCCTGTGGACCGGCGCGGGCGACGGGCAGACCATTCAGTTGTTTTACGGCTTCTACTTCTGCATGACCGGAACCCACGGCCTGCACGTCCTCATCGGGCTCGTGCTCATCGTCTGGCTGCTGATCCGCGTCTGGCAGGACAAGTTCAGCACCGAGTACTATGCGCCGATCGAGAACTTCGGCCTGTACTGGCACTTTGTCGACCTTGTATGGATCTTCCTCTTCCCGCTGCTGTACCTCATCGGCGGACTGGCCGTATAG